One genomic region from Quercus robur chromosome 4, dhQueRobu3.1, whole genome shotgun sequence encodes:
- the LOC126721977 gene encoding uncharacterized protein LOC126721977, translating to MDGQVRVAHKILGYAPLQKSFSDPRHVINANHPRLPKITVVELGFLISEGSSVPKGIPLVDSSPSHQAAEGEGELGQSEEGFGAFDQADQSEDPSGDLGDPALSEAELLSVGTSSRAKMGLKRKPPTSLFDLIEGQPGKGAQGKPQSSVPTPPPQPQPIQTRSSSTKPQPQSPRPQLPAPPQSALPPRSEPTDSKRKRSPKGKEPMEEGKSQSSQERDETSRAQKQLKIGHQSKGKGTEAQSAQGKGKGIEAQSAPSAWLPAPILHGEPLLETASMRDLGDDEGGYVSNALGRTMLLPTDVDELKNMRMQEVFLSTKRYLGMSKATEGERTKCIEVARTLKVFETDLGTAREDLKNATRDRDSALAGLKGAQTQAEEQTKRLLVAEEQLQIAKEQISDSKKKLIMADNAKGVAEYARDEAVKAKQEAEFARNEAEAARDKAEEEGYKTGIAETQASLKAQIPGACRLYCS from the exons ATGGATGGTCAAGTCAGAGTcgctcacaaaatcttagggtacGCTCCCCTTCAGAAGTCATTTTCCGACCCAAGGCACGTGATCAACGCTAACCATCCTcggcttccaaaaattaccgtAGTCGAATTAGGATTTTTAATCTCCGAAGGATCTTCTGTCCCAAAGGGCATCCCATTGGTGGACTCCTCCCCATCTCACCAAGCAGCGGAGGGCGAAGGCGAGTTGGGTCAGTCCGAGGAGGGATTTGGGGCATTTGACCAAGCCGACCaatccgaggatccttctggtgatcTAGGTGACCCAGCCTTGTCCGAAGCGGAACTGTTGTCAGTGGGAACATCCTCCCGAGCCAAGATGGGTCTCAAGAGAAAGCCACCAACCAGTCTATTCGACCTCATTGAGGGTCAACCGGGGAAGGGTGCACAGGGAAAACCACAATCCAGTGTTCCAACTCCCCCGCCTCAGCCTCAGCCCATCCAGACAAGGTCCTCGTCTACTAAGCCGCAGCCACAGTCTCCTCGTCCCCAACTTCCTGCTCCTCCTCAATCAGCTCTGCCTCCTCGGTCGGAGCCCACCgactcaaagagaaagaggagtcccAAGGGGAAGGAGCCCATGGAAGAGGGAAAATCTCAATCCTCTCAGGAGAGGGATGAGACCTCGCGAGCCCAAAAACAGCTAAAGATTGGGCACCAAAGTAAGGGGAAAGGGACCGAGGCCCAATCCGCCCAAGGCAAGGGAAAAGGGATCGAAGCCCAATCCGCGCCGAGTGCTTGGCTTCCCGCCCCCATACTCCACGGGGAGCCATTGCTGGAAACCGCGTCCATGAGGGACCTTGGAGATGACGAGGGTGGTTATGTGTCCAACGCATTAGGGAGAACCATGCTGCTTCCCACCGATGTGGATGAGTTGAAGAAcatgaggatgcaggaggttttCCTCAGCACGAAGAGGTACTTGGGTATG AGTAAGGCCACCGAGGGTGAACGCACCAAATGCATAGAGGTCGCGCGGACCCTCAAAGTTTTCGAGACTGACCTCGGGACGGCTAGGGAGGACTTGAAGAATGCTACCCGAGACAGGGATAGTGCCCTAGCGGGTTTAAAGGGCGCCCAAACACAAGCCGAGGAACAGACAAAGCGCCTACTCGTCGCCGAAGAGCAGCTGCAGATAGCTAAGGAGCAGATCAGTGACTCGAAGAAGAAACTGATCATGGCAGACAACGCTAAAGGCGTGGCGGAGTATGCCCGGGACGAAGCCGTGAAGGCCAAACAGGAGGCTGAGTTTGCCAGAAACGAGGCCGAAGCTGCTAGGGACAAGGCCGAGGAGGAAGGCTACAAGACGGGGATAGCTGAAACCCAAGCCTCCCTTAAAGCTCAAATTCCTGGAGCATGCAGACTCTACTGCTCCTag